The following are encoded in a window of Acropora muricata isolate sample 2 chromosome 6, ASM3666990v1, whole genome shotgun sequence genomic DNA:
- the LOC136920112 gene encoding uncharacterized protein produces MVWADELLSAVHFDNHAEAMHLLQQGHPPNSKTNVTTSPLHLAVEHKDIQMCKLLLEYNADVNWCDSDGQSALFTSTESEISYEIFELLLVSGGKVDMFDIFERTPLHYAVNFSEVDKVRRLLQTPVVQVNAVDYQGCSALHHIITMCDIETDFSDLKSIVKLLLDTGADPNQQDSRGLSALHLAIMHDIYFVELTTLLLSSCKSIKFEVKSLSGENFLHLLFKRPLYEENAVQFLEELLWGKFIPESVFPLLLNMQNVNGLTPFCLYMSNPFEEEKIFKQLLALGAEATFADNLGETPLMKACFLNNVNYALALIDHGALINSQDIFGRSTVYRARSAETVSFLLERGVDLQTVDKFGRSVLCQNLLVSDLDCGEFLIHNGGNVNQPDGYGSCPLHYAAYTDNIDLIKLLLEQKADPCLVDQEGHTAQDVATIHKCRNALQVFQGVEIKETSASCMTAHDLLWCDVHELRHPEETCDTSKLKKLKLTRDVVSVCDEVLKEHSILLSVHHRENEKICKSMACLMETIAQRMGEVEELFTTSVLPSGSVAEGTKTGDPDEFDFIFCLTKFADACDVMEEETSKINGLVKGRSKTEPAPKVSSHFFDDAGFIVTQNLRVAFNEVLSRIIQEEMTWRNSSFVLNGFSDGSEEIERPAFSVQLIWISCHHKYLDVSVDIVPAIYHRSWWPQHVNTTALPLMTKPVEAEGCLLLVLSQEERGPEEDSEFNLRISCLPAERHLMTKLPQEVKDAYMLAKVLVRDDICPVISFRGDVTTKDHAVRASSVIKSYMLKNCLLHVLSGELSLISGCQGELLSKRNLMKFTLNLTIKIFEKLKQLGEEEFLPAYFLPSQNILNYEDLMIYNNDAEEIEENTHELAANVGLFCSLNLNRLAATP; encoded by the coding sequence ATGGTTTGGGCTGACGAGTTGTTAAGTGCAGTGCATTTTGATAACCATGCAGAGGCCATGCATTTGTTACAGCAGGGGCATCCGCCAAATAGCAAAACAAATGTCACCACTTCACCGTTACATTTAGCAGTGGAACACAAAGACATCCAAATGTGCAAGCTGTTGTTAGAATACAATGCCGATGTTAATTGGTGTGACAGTGATGGCCAGTCAGCCCTGTTTACTTCCACTGAAAGTGAAATAAGTTATGAAATATTTGAGCTTCTCTTGGTGTCAGGAGGGAAGGTGGACATGTTTGACATCTTCGAGAGAACACCGCTTCATTATGCAGTTAATTTTTCGGAAGTGGACAAAGTGAGACGTCTTCTTCAAACGCCTGTTGTTCAAGTAAATGCTGTTGATTATCAAGGTTGCTCAGCTCTTCATCACATCATCACAATGTGTGATATTGAGACTGACTTCAGTGATCTCAAGAGCATAGTCAAGTTGCTATTGGATACCGGTGCCGACCCAAATCAGCAGGACAGTCGTGGCTTGAGTGCGCTTCACTTGGCCATTATGCATGACATTTATTTTGTTGAACTAACAACATTGCTACTTTCTTCATGCAAGAGCATAAAGTTTGAGGTCAAGAGTCTATCTGGAGAGAACTTTTTACATCTTCTTTTCAAGCGACCGCTTTATGAGGAAAATGCTGTGCAATTCCTAGAAGAGCTTCTCTGGGGAAAATTTATTCCGGAATCTGTTTTTCCTTTGCTACTGAACATGCAAAATGTGAATGGCCTTACTCCATTCTGCCTCTATATGTCCAATCCAtttgaagaagagaaaatttTCAAGCAGCTTTTGGCCTTGGGGGCAGAAGCAACATTTGCAGACAACCTTGGAGAAACGCCTCTTATGAAAGCATGTTTTCTAAACAATGTTAATTATGCTCTAGCATTGATTGATCACGGTGCCTTAATAAACTCTCAGGATATTTTTGGCCGTAGTACAGTTTACAGAGCAAGGAGCGCTGAAACTGTTTCTTTCTTACTGGAACGAGGTGTAGACCTACAAACTGTGGACAAATTTGGTAGATCTGTTCTCTGTCAAAATCTCCTTGTTTCGGACCTCGACTGCGGAGAATTTCTGATTCACAATGGAGGAAATGTTAACCAGCCAGATGGATACGGATCCTGTCCACTGCATTATGCAGCATATACTGATAACATTGATTTAATCAAACTCTTGTTGGAGCAAAAAGCAGATCCCTGTTTGGTGGACCAAGAGGGGCATACTGCACAGGATGTTGCAACAATTCACAAATGCAGGAATGCTTTGCAAGTTTTCCAAGGTGTTGAGATCAAAGAAACTTCTGCCTCTTGTATGACTGCACATGACCTCTTGTGGTGTGATGTGCATGAACTGAGACATCCAGAAGAAACCTGTGACACAAGcaaacttaaaaagttaaagcTAACCAGAGATGTTGTAAGCGTTTGTGACGAGGTACTTAAAGAGCACAGCATTCTTCTGTCAGTGCACCACAGGGAAAATGAGAAAATATGTAAAAGTATGGCTTGTCTTATGGAAACCATCGCACAGAGAATGGGAGAGGTCGAGGAACTTTTCACCACTTCAGTTCTCCCTTCTGGCAGTGTGGCTGAAGGCACAAAAACTGGAGATCCTGATGAATTTGATTTTATATTCTGTTTGACCAAGTTTGCTGATGCTTGTGATGTAATGGAAGAAGAGACATCCAAAATCAACGGCCTAGTTAAGGGAAGGTCCAAAACTGAACCTGCACCTAAAGTATCTTCCCATTTCTTTGATGATGCAGGTTTTATAGTGACACAGAATTTGCGTGTTGCTTTTAATGAAGTCCTGAGTAGGATCATTCAGGAAGAAATGACATGGAGAAACAGCAGTTTTGTGTTAAATGGATTCAGTGATGGATCAGAAGAGATTGAGAGACCAGCCTTTTCAGTCCAATTGATTTGGATATCCTGTCATCACAAATACCTCGACGTGAGTGTTGACATAGTACCAGCAATATACCATCGGAGCTGGTGGCCACAACACGTCAACACAACAGCTTTGCCTCTAATGACGAAACCAGTTGAAGCAGAAGGATGTTTGTTATTGGTTCTTTCACAAGAGGAAAGGGGACCTGAGGAGGATTCTGAGTTTAATTTGAGAATATCATGTCTCCCTGCTGAGAGGCATCTAATGACAAAATTACCACAGGAGGTGAAGGATGCGTACATGCTTGCAAAAGTTCTGGTCAGAGATGACATTTGTCCGGTTATCAGTTTTAGAGGCGATGTCACCACGAAGGATCATGCTGTCCGTGCATCCTCTGTGATCAAAAGTTACATGTTGAAAAACTGTTTACTGCATGTCCTTAGTGGAGAATTAAGTCTGATATCAGGATGTCAAGGAGAGTTACTCTctaaaagaaatttgatgaaatttacTTTGAATCTGACAATCAAAATTTTCGAGAAGCTTAAGCAACTTGGTGAAGAAGAATTTTTGCCCGCATACTTTCTTCCCAGTCAAAACATCTTGAACTATGAGGATTTGATGATATACAACAATGATGCAGAGGAGATAGAGGAAAATACCCATGAACTTGCGGCTAATGTTGGCCTCTTCTGCTCTTTGAATCTTAATCGTCTAGCGGCTACCCCATGA